The nucleotide window GCGACGATGCCCTCCTCGACAGCGGCCTTGGCGTTGCGCACCGCGTCCTCGATGCGGTGCTTGCGCTCCTTGAGCTCGACCTCGGTCGCGGCCCCGGCCTTGATGACCGCGACACCGCCGGCCAGCTTGGCCAACCGCTCCTGCAGCTTCTCGCGGTCGTAGTCCGAGTCGCTCTTCTCGATCTCGGCGCGGATCTGGTTCACCCGGCCCTGGATCTGCTCGGCGTCACCGGCACCCTCGACGATCGTGGTCTCGTCCTTGGTCACCACGACCTTGCGGGCCCGACCCAGCAGGTCCAGCCCGATGCCGTCGAGCTTCAGGCCGACCTCCTCGGACACGACCTGGCCACCGGTCAGGATCGCGATGTCCTGCAGCATCGCCTTGCGGCGGTCACCGAAGCCGGGGGCCTTGACGGCAACCGAGCGGAAGGTGCCCTTGATCTTGTTGACGACCAGCGTCGCGAGCGCCTCGCCCTCGACGTCCTCGGAAAGGACCACGAGCGGCTTGCCCGACTGCATGACCTTCTCGAGGATCGGCAGCAGGTCCTTGACCGCCGAGATCTTGGAGTTGGCGATGAGGACGTACGGGTCCTCGAGCACCGCCTCCATGCGTTCGGCGTCGGTGACGAAGTACGGCGAGACATAGCCCTTGTCGAAGCGCATGCCCTCGGTGAGCTCGAGCTCCAGGCCGAAGGTGTTGCTCTCCTCCACGGTGATGACGCCCTCGCGACCGACCTTGTCCATCGCCTCGGCGATGATCTCGCCGACCTCGGCGTCGGCAGCGGAGATCGAAGCGGTCGAGGCGATCTCCGCCTTGGTCTCGACCTCCTTGGCCAGCGACAGCAGCTGCGAGCTGACGGCCTCGACTGCCTTCTCGATGCCCTTCTTCAGCGACATCGGGTTGGCGCCGGCCGCGACGTTGCGCAGGCCCTCACGGACCAGCGCCTGGGCCAGCACGGTCGCCGTCGTCGTGCCGTCACCGGCGACGTCGTCGGTCTTCTTGGCGACCTCCTTGACCAGCTCGGCCCCGATCTTCTCGTAGGGGTCCTCGAGCTCGATCTCCTTGGCGATGGAGACGCCGTCGTTGGTGATGGTGGGCGCGCCCCACTTCTTCTCCAGGACGACGTTGCGGCCCTTCGGGCCGAGGGTCACCTTGACCGCGTCGGCCAGGGTGTTCATGCCCCGCTCGAGCGAGCGGCGCGCGTCCTCGTCGAACGCGATGATCTTTGCCATGGGGTGGGGTTCCTCCCGGAACGGCTGGGATGCTCACCGGGCGGCGCCCGCGACGGACGACCCGTCGACCGCGGCATCCCTGCCGCTGCGGTCCCCGGGCCTCGCCGGCCGGTGCGAACTGTGCTCGGACGCCAGGCGACCGAAGCATGGTTGTCACTCGGACCTGCCGAGTGCTAACGACATGATTAGCACTCGACACCGGCGAGTGCAAGCGAGTCCGCCGAGGCCGGCGCAGCGCTGGCGCGGCTCGGCGGGCCGGTTGAGGATGTCGGCCAGACGCAGTCGCCGGCCGCGTGGCCGGCGGGGAGGGAGCACGATGACCGAACCCACCGGCGGGGCCCAGCCGTCCGGCCGTGACGACCCGACCAGCGACGACCTGACCAGCGACGACCTGACCAGCGATGACAGGGCCGAGGACACGCTGGCCACCGACGACGAGCCGGGGTACGGCGAGAGTGAGTACGCCGGAACCGGTATCGGCCACGAGCCCTACGGGGAAGCGGCGTACGGCCATGCCGGCGAACGCGGCGACGAAGTGGCGACCGCGCTGGCCGGCGACCTCGCCGAGGAGTACGAGACCGAGACCGACGCGACGGATTCAGGGTTCGACGACGTCGCTGCGGAGACAGCGGCGATGCACGTCATCGGCGAGGACGAGGTCGCCCGGCAGTCCCACGTGGACCGCTAGATCCCCTGCCGTGACCGCGACCGTCAGCCGCGGGACCGCGACCCTCAGCCGCCGGCGACGGCGGGAATGACCGAGACCGACGTCCCGGTCGGCGTCGCGGTCGCCAGGCCCTCGGCGAAGCGGACGTCGTCGTCATCGACGTACACGTTGACGAAACGCCGAAGTCGGCCGGTGTCGTCGAGCACCCGGGCCCGGATGCCGGGTGCCTGCGCCTCCAGCGCGTCGAGCACCCCTTGCAGCGTCTCGCCCGCATCCTGACCGGCCGGGTCCACCGAGACCTCGGCAGCGCCGCCGGTGTACGTGCGCAGGATCGTCGGGATTCGGACGGTGACGCTCATGCAGTTCCTCCGGACTGTGCCCTACCCAGTGCGGCGACGACCTCGGCCACCTGCGGCCGGATCGTAGCTGTCGGCCCGACGGCGGGGCTGACGGCCTCCAGCGTCTTGAGGCCGTCGCCGGTGTTGCAGACCACGGTCTCGGCGGCCGGGTCGAGCCGGCCGTCGGCGATCAGCCGGCGCAGCGTCGCGACGGTGACCCCACCGGCGGTCTCCGCGAAGATCCCTTCGGTCTCGGCCAGCAGCCGGATGCCCTCGACGATCTCCTCGTCGCTCACCGCCGCCACGGCGCCCCCCGTACGGCGCACCGCGTCCAGCGCGTAAGGCCCGTCGGCCGGGTTGCCGATGGCCAGCGACTTGGCGATGGTGTCCGGCCGCACCGGGCGTACCACGTCCGCGCCGGCGTCGAATGCCTGCGCCACCGGAGAACAGCCGCTGGCCTGGGCCCCGAACACCCGGTACGGCGAGTCGGCGACCAGGCCGAGTTCGACCAGTTCGCGCCAGCCCTTGTCCACCTTGGTCAGCAGCGCACCGGACGCGACGGGGATGACCACCTGCGACGGCAGCCGCCAGCCGAGCTGTTCGGCGATCTCGTAGCCCAGCGTCTTGGAGCCCTCGGCGTAGTACGGCCGCAGGTTGACGTTGACGAAGCCCCAGTCGTCGGTCAGCGGGTCGCCGATCAGTTCGCTGCACAGCCGGTTGACGTCGTCGTACGTGCCCTCGACGGCCAGCAGCTGACCGCCGTACGACGCGGTCGCGACGACCTTGCCGGCCTCCAGATCCGCGGGGATGACCACGACGGACCGCTGCCCGCCCCGCGCGGCCGCCGCGGCGACGGCATGGGCCAGGTTGCCCGTCGAGGCGCACGACAGGGTCGTCAACCCGAGCCGGCGGGCCGCGGACTGCGCCACGGCCACGACGCGGTCCTTGAAGGAGTGGGTCGGGTTGGCACTCTCGTCCTTCACCCACAGCGTGCCGGTCATGCCGAGCGCCCGGGCCAGCGAGTCGGCCCGCACGAGGCGGGTCAGCCCCGGATGCAGGTTGGGCTCGTCCGCGGCGTACGACGCGACCGGCAGCAGACAGGAGTAGCGCCACAGTGAGGGCGGCCCGGCCTCGATCCGGGCCCGGCTCACGTCGGTGAACCGGTAGGACACCTCCAGCGGGCCGAAGCACTCGGCACAGGCGTACGCCGCGCCCAGCTCGAAGGTGGCCGAACACTCGCGACAGGTCAGGTGGGATGCGGGCCCGAAATCGGGGGCCAACCGCAGGTCGGGGTCAACGACGCTGGTCACGGACAGAGCCTCTCCTCATCTTCCCCCGGCACCACGCCGAGGACGGACTTGGCACCTTCCGCCGTCTGGCGTGGTTGCCGGGGCTTCACCGGGCCGTATCCCTCTGCCCCTCTGGATGAGCGATCTTCAATTGTGTCGGCCGCAACCGGTCTCGACGTCAGAACGCCGTCGGTCCGGATCGGTCGACAGGGACCGGTCGCGGGCCGGTGGCGTTCAGCCCCCACACTGTACCCGACGCCGACCGCACGACCGGAAGGGGAAAACGTGCGCGAGGACGCCGCCGCCTGGTTCGCCCGTCGTACGTCGCGGGCGCAGGACTGGCCTGCGGAGCTGGTCCGCCGCAGCAAGGGTTCGACCCGCGTCAGCGTGGTGCTCCCGGCGCTCAACGAGCAGGAGACCGTCGGCGTGATCGTCGCGGCCATCCGCGACCACCTCATGGCGGCGCCCAGCGGCGCTGGACGGTCCACCGGACCGGATTCCGTCCCGCTGGTCGACGACCTCGTCGTGCTGGACTCCGGCAGCTCGGACGCGACCGCCGCGGTCGCCGCGGCGGCTGGCGCCCGCGTCGTCCACCGCGACGACGTGCTGGCCCGCATCCCCGCGGTCCGGGGGAAGGGTGAGGCGATGTGGCGGGCCGTCGCGGCCACCGACGGCGACATCGTCGTGTTCGTCGACGCCGACCTGCGGTCGTTCACCCCGGCGTATATCACCGGGCTGCTCGGCCCGCTGCTCACCGATCCGTCCGTGGCGCTGGTCAAGGCGATGTACGAGCGCCCACTGGTCAGCCCCGGCGGCACGGTCACCGCGGGCGGCGGCCGGGTCACCGAATTGGTCGCGCGGCCCCTGCTCAACCTGCACTGGCCACACCTGTCCGGGGTCGCCCAACCGTTGGCCGGCGAGTACGCCGCCCGACGGTCGCTGCTGGAGGTCCTGCCCTTCCCCTGCGGCTACGGCGTGGAGTTCGCCCTGCTGGTCGACGCCGCCGAAGTCCTCGGCCTCGACGCGCTGGCCCAGGTCGACCTCGGGGTACGGATGCACCGCCATCACGACGAGCCGCGGTTGGGGCGGATGGCCGCGGAGATCTGGCGGACGGCGCTGGCCCGGCTCGACCCCGACGGCCGGCTCGGCCGCCCCGGCGACGGGCTCGCCCAGTTCGAGCGGGGTCCCGGCGGTCTGATCGTCGTCGACCACGAGGTGAGCGCGCTGGAACGACCGCCGCTGCTGGAGATCGCCGAGTACGCCGGAGACCACGACTCCGCCAGAAGCTGACCGACGCCGGGCCGGTCGACAGGACCCCGGCTGGGCAGGAACCGGGCGGGCGGGCCGGAAGCCAGCTGCGCGGGAAACCGGCTGGGCGACTAGCGCTTGCGGTAGTCCGGGCCGAGCACCAGCACGATCCGGCCGGCGGTCGCCGACGACGCCGGGCTCGCCGTGGGATAGCCCCTGCCCAGGTCGCGTTGCAGCGTCTGGGTCGCCGCGTCGTGGCCGACCGCAAGGACCTTCGTGGCCCCCACCACGGGCCGCTGGTTGCCCACCTCGATCACCTTCCAGCCGGCCCGTCGGAGCTGGGCCGCGACAGCGGCGGCCAGGCCGGTGGTGTGCGTCCCGTTGCGCACCACGACCGGCACGGAGCGGTCGGGGCCGGTCTCGGCAAGCCCGGGGGCGGCCGGTGGCGTCCCCGTGCCCGGCGCCGTCGATGCGGTCGGCGAGGCCGTCGGCGTGGCGCCGGACGGTACGGCGGTCGGGGTGGCCGCGGTACCGGCGGGCACCGAACTGCCGGCGGGAGCGCGCGCGGTCAGCGCCGACTGGTCGGCGGCCGTCCGCAGCTCCCGCCGTACCGGGACGTCGCGCCAGGCCACCGTCAACGCCGAGGCCGCAGCGGCCAGCAGGACGATCACCAGTACGAGCTGCAGCGCCGGGCTCGCGCCGCGGCGCGCCCGGACCGGATGCGAGATGACGACGGTCGGCCGGGCAGGGGCACCGGGAGCACCGGTGGACAGCGGGCCCGGTACGCCGTCAGGTCCGGCAGCGGCGGCATCCGCCGACCAGGACCCGGCCGGCGGGGCGTCCGTCGGCGTGGCATCAGGCAGCACGATGGCCGGCTGCGACTGGTGCGGCGACCGCTGTGGGGCCTTCACGCGGCGATCATCCCAGGT belongs to Actinomycetota bacterium and includes:
- a CDS encoding threonine synthase gives rise to the protein MTSVVDPDLRLAPDFGPASHLTCRECSATFELGAAYACAECFGPLEVSYRFTDVSRARIEAGPPSLWRYSCLLPVASYAADEPNLHPGLTRLVRADSLARALGMTGTLWVKDESANPTHSFKDRVVAVAQSAARRLGLTTLSCASTGNLAHAVAAAAARGGQRSVVVIPADLEAGKVVATASYGGQLLAVEGTYDDVNRLCSELIGDPLTDDWGFVNVNLRPYYAEGSKTLGYEIAEQLGWRLPSQVVIPVASGALLTKVDKGWRELVELGLVADSPYRVFGAQASGCSPVAQAFDAGADVVRPVRPDTIAKSLAIGNPADGPYALDAVRRTGGAVAAVSDEEIVEGIRLLAETEGIFAETAGGVTVATLRRLIADGRLDPAAETVVCNTGDGLKTLEAVSPAVGPTATIRPQVAEVVAALGRAQSGGTA
- a CDS encoding molybdopterin synthase sulfur carrier subunit — protein: MSVTVRIPTILRTYTGGAAEVSVDPAGQDAGETLQGVLDALEAQAPGIRARVLDDTGRLRRFVNVYVDDDDVRFAEGLATATPTGTSVSVIPAVAGG
- a CDS encoding glucosyl-3-phosphoglycerate synthase; this translates as MREDAAAWFARRTSRAQDWPAELVRRSKGSTRVSVVLPALNEQETVGVIVAAIRDHLMAAPSGAGRSTGPDSVPLVDDLVVLDSGSSDATAAVAAAAGARVVHRDDVLARIPAVRGKGEAMWRAVAATDGDIVVFVDADLRSFTPAYITGLLGPLLTDPSVALVKAMYERPLVSPGGTVTAGGGRVTELVARPLLNLHWPHLSGVAQPLAGEYAARRSLLEVLPFPCGYGVEFALLVDAAEVLGLDALAQVDLGVRMHRHHDEPRLGRMAAEIWRTALARLDPDGRLGRPGDGLAQFERGPGGLIVVDHEVSALERPPLLEIAEYAGDHDSARS
- the groL gene encoding chaperonin GroEL, with protein sequence MAKIIAFDEDARRSLERGMNTLADAVKVTLGPKGRNVVLEKKWGAPTITNDGVSIAKEIELEDPYEKIGAELVKEVAKKTDDVAGDGTTTATVLAQALVREGLRNVAAGANPMSLKKGIEKAVEAVSSQLLSLAKEVETKAEIASTASISAADAEVGEIIAEAMDKVGREGVITVEESNTFGLELELTEGMRFDKGYVSPYFVTDAERMEAVLEDPYVLIANSKISAVKDLLPILEKVMQSGKPLVVLSEDVEGEALATLVVNKIKGTFRSVAVKAPGFGDRRKAMLQDIAILTGGQVVSEEVGLKLDGIGLDLLGRARKVVVTKDETTIVEGAGDAEQIQGRVNQIRAEIEKSDSDYDREKLQERLAKLAGGVAVIKAGAATEVELKERKHRIEDAVRNAKAAVEEGIVAGGGVALLQASVPAFASLELDGDEATGAGIVRVAVEAPLKQIAINAGLEGGVVVEKVRNLEPGWGLNAATGEYVDLLKAGIIDPAKVTRSALQNAASIAGLFLTTEAVIADKPEKTAPAMPGGDGGMGGMDF